The genomic DNA ATAAGGGTTGACAAAACTGATAACAAACGTCAAACGCTAGGGCTCGTTCCGTTTGCAACATTTTTGAAATTATAAATGGTTTAATAATCAGTTAAAAGTGCGGAGTACTTTCTATCCCTTATTAGCTTATGAGAAGgcgaaatacctacataataaatcactgaaattaaattatacTTTTTCTCGAGTTGTGTCAGTACATGTAAAATGGGACGTTACCGTGTAGGGGTGACAGGGGTGCTTTTCGTCCGTTGTGCAGGTCTCAACAAGTCGCCGCAAAATTTGAATTCTATTGATAGGGGCGACGCGTAATTTCGCTGAAAGTTTATATTTTctcattaacttaagagttcTTTCACTGTAACTGAATAAATGGTTACACGATGAACGCTGGTGAACCAATTTGTGTATCGAAGCACtttgttaataaattaaacaTAAGATCATTTGGAAACTGTgtgaaactaaatattttgaagACCAAAGACGACTCCGCTTTCCTTCATCATGTTTTACAGGACGAGCAGATGGTAAGAGAAACACCAAAGGACTTGTTAGCTATTCTGAACAATTTAAAGAAGAATTTGTACAACAATTCCAAACTAGACTTCAGAAACTTCTTTTCTAAAATAACTCAAGATGAGGGTTTGTCACCAGTCAAAAAGGAAGAAATTTTCAACTGCTGCTCAAATGCTTTGTATCAAATTTTACCCAAAGCTTTATTGGAAAGTAATCATAACGCAAAAATATTTAGAAAACTTGTGAAAACTGTTGTTTTCAGCATGAAGAGACAATATGTAATAGCTTCAAAGATGGTGGAAAATTGGGACTTCAAAGTAAGCCCTTGGAACACATTACCAACTGATAAAATGCAAAAGATTTTGAACAACATATTATTCTGGATATTGAAATATATACTATCACCAATGCTGTGCTTGAACTTTTACATCACAAGTTGTAAATTTGATGCCGATGAAAacaaactgtattttttttggaaaagcCAATGGCAAAGTTTCTATGACAAACAGATACTGAAAATGGTTAAATCAAAAACTCTACAGAAATGCGATATTTATTGTTTGGGTAAGAAATTCAAAATGATGTATAGTCTTCATGATATCTTGAAGTTGAAAGCCATGAATAGAGAAATTCCGAAGTTGCACTTTGTTTTGAAGGGTAACAATGATTGCCGGCCAATAGTTCGGTATAAGCAGGACATACATACTCCAGCAGACAGATACAAAATGAGGGAAAGAATGGCCTTATTAAAAACACTCACTGGGAAACCAAATGAGAGATTAGAGAGTCAATACAACACTTTACATCAAGAATGGGTAAGACAGAACAAACCTGTGTTGTTCTTCGTAAAAACAGACTTGAGCAATGCCTTTGGCTccataaataaagaaaaactcatgAAGATACAGAATGCGAGGCATTGCAATTTTCAGAATTCTGAGACTAACTTGAATGTGAAGAAAAAAATAGCCCAGCAATATAAAGAAATGTTCACAGAGCTCCATAAACCTCTCTTAGTCCGAGCAGGCTCCACAATCTATGAGTGGAAACAGGGTTTGGTCCAGGGCTACAAGTATTCACCAGCTTTATCCGAACTCTACTACACACACCTTGATGAAACTTATTTCTCTCATTTACAAAAATCATCATCACAACTGAAACTGTTCACCAGAGTAGTAGACGACTATTTGTATATTACAGACTCTCTTGAAGATGCTTTTTCATTCCTGGAAGCTTTGTCAAATTACAGCAATGTAAATTATGGGAAAACTATGATAAACTTCTCATATCCAGGAATACCATCATGTAGCACAATAAATTTCCTTGGATACAGCTACAATACAAATACCATGCAAGTAAGCCGAGCTAGCAATGTGTATGCTGGACCAATGTGCTATAAGATATCCTTTTCCACGGCCATATGTAACCCTTACAAGCTACTTGAGAACCGAATAGGCCAGTCTGGTATTCAAATAAATGGACACCTCTTCAATCTGTATCACAACACCGAGGAGCTGATTTGGAAGCACATATTCACCACATTCTGCCTGTCAGCAAACAAATTCTGTACCATTTTAGCTATACTGTGTAACCAGAATGATATATTGCACTACCTGTCTCTTTATAAGAAGCGAGTGGTAGTAAAACTTAGCAACTCTATATTGGAAACTATGAAGAAGAATACACCAGCTGAAATCATGTTTGTATATTGTATAAACCACTTGCGATACTTAGCGTTTAAGGCATTAAGTCTATGTGCAAGCAAGACATCAAAATGCAGTGTCCTAGTTGCACCAGTGAAAAATGAATTGGCCAAATGCAATTGCATATTTGGCAAATGGCGGGAACACTCAAGTAGGATCGATTTTGAAGGGAATTGCAGAATGAAAGCAATTCGTGAAGTTTGTAAAAGGGCAGatctaaaaataataatgaaaaatttCGAAGTTCTGCCTGAAGGCTTTCAATGTTACAAACATATAGACTGACTTACaattaaattatgaaattaaaaaaaaagagtatttaaaatcacttttatttctttacatacatatgtaacAACATTCACATTGTAATacttacaaattaaaaaaaagtagaagaaaaaacccatttaatttaattttaagtgagTTAGAGACAGAGATATGTATTGTATAAGATGCAACTGTTATTATTCACATGAAAAAGTGAaagtaaaatgtaaatataaaattagtgTTCCTAGATTAGATATGATATAATAAAAAAGCAAAGGaaagttttaataattattcatAATTCACAATATGCATGATGAATGTGAGTCTAAATAACTACAAAAAAGCTTCATTGGACGGGATATCATTACGAGATTCTTTGTAATTAATCTTAGTTTAATTCTACCTTAGCTACCTCAGAACTATAATTCAGAAATGCATGTCTATATCACTATAAAggcacataggtacataaatgtaGGTTCAGTCAATGATGTAAAAAACTAACGGAAGTTTTGTAAGACAATGTATAGATTAAAATAATATCATACCATGAAATCAAAAGAAAATTCTTTACATACatagataataataatgtataaaacATTTAAAGAACTGTTCATATAATAATCACGAAAGTGATGCCCAAAACTAgattaaagaaaaatataattaatttgaaaatatgtttctacataaaacaattttatacaGGCAATATCATAAAGCATAACTTTATTGTACCATACGGCGATACATACTCTTATTATAAGCAGCCATTCACTCACTCTATCTAATtcttgaataaaatattttaatattaaggcATTTGGGACGGATTAATATTTTAGTTAGCAGTACAAAATTGTTACTTAATACATTAAAACCTTACCTTTAAATAAATCagatcaaataaaaaaatatatactacaTGTGGTATTGGCGCTATGTTCTAGTTAGCTTCGACTTTTACTTGCTCCAATATGTAATACTTGGTAATACACATGGGTACCTAAATACTGAGGATCAACCGAATAGTGTTCACATTTTAAAACGTCAATAGTTTTGTTTACTTTAGTTACTCTCACATTATTACGTGTTAAAGCATAATAATTTGGGGAAATGATAACATACCCctttttcataaaacttaaatctttgttaaattttgtccctaaaaatgacagataaggacaaacgattatcaaggGCTTGTTACACTTAACaggcgtttatgaataacgctaaTAGAAATTACGTTGATCCTacaaaagtctgcagctattttgatagcctacgcagtgcaagcgttatatatacgtcataatttcatagaagtttgacgtttaaaatgatactagcactgcgtgggctatcaaaataactgcagacttttcacagTCTGACTCTAAAGCTTTGTTCTACTCTATGTAAATAATTTCGCTAAAATAGCTTTTAAAAGGCATATATCCCTATAAATGTGATGGTTACTTATCGAAGTAACGCCACTAGAAACAAAGCGACGGCCAATACATATCCCACCATCCCTGTCCTATAAGCGTGAGATAAGAAGTCAGCGTCGGCCGCGACATAGTAGGCCGACTGGGGAGCGTCGCAGGAGACAATTTTGGCAGCTCGGAGCAGAGCGGAGCCGGCGATGAGCTCCGCGGAGCGTTCTTTGTGGGGTAAGGGCTTCAGTTGGACGGCGGCGTCGCTGAAGATTAGGTCGGAGTATGGGGGTTTTGAGTCAAACATGCTGAAGCTGGAAGGAAATTATTTAGTTGTAGTTTGTTGTATAAAGTGTCTAGTTTATTCTTGTAAATTATGCGTAAATCGACCTAATGTACAATGCATTTACATTTATATTGTAATgatttttaacattttatttgattttctCCTTGTATACGAGTAAGAGCGAACTCAATATTACAAGCAAGTAATAGATAGgttttaaataagttttgattttattttgtttgtattaAGGTTGAAAATCACCGTCTCCTATTTCACGAAAGTTTTCTTTCACCTTGTCATTACAGTTAACAcctaagttgcgttctcgcgcgcgagtccatacttgaagttgCGCTAGaagtatggagtcgcgcgcgagaacgcaacttatgatAGACCGTCTGTTGTACATTATAATAAAGGTCGATTTAATATATTAACAATTATACACTTGAAAATTAAAAGCCATataaggagagccgaccccaagtaaatgggataaggctaggaagaagaagaagacactTGAAAATTAAAGTTACCTGAACTCATCGGTCGCCGTGGCTCCATACAACTGCTGCGCGTACACCATGAGGTTGGAGTATGTGTCGAGCTCGGTGTGGTTGGCGCGGCCCATCAGCACCGAGCCCGGGACCTTGCCCAGGTTGCAGTGCTTGTATTCGTGCATCTTCGCGCGGGTCCCTGGCAAATGTTACTTTATTAATACCAGTGTAAAATATATTGCTTGGGTTTGTATtcgtatgtatgtgtgtgtcgTTGGCGTACGTGTCGCCATCAACTTTagattaagggccagttgcaccaaccacatctgacagactgatcaacgtcagccggcgcgccccggcgctttactatgaaaatttccatacataaaaatttagcgaactctttaacgatacgaacagtttggtgcaaccgaccctaagtcagGTGGTCCCCACAGAAAACCAGCGTCACGATTTGCCGCGGCATTATACTGAGGGGGgatcctattttagcgtccaaATGTTTTTTGTctgcaagttttttttttcgtgtacTATGTTGTGgcgataaaataaatgtatgtcGTCTTCTTCTTCTATTCAACCCGCTTAAATACCTCAAGGAAGGGTTGAGATAATGTGTCTATGAAAACTGGTATTATAGGACAAGTATACTGAATATAAACGGTTATTTTTCATCTGATTGTTTCACTTCTCTCATACCGTCTTATTAGGGCTCAGACAGAGCGAGGAATCGCATGTAAGTTTCGCTAGATTGCCGATTGATGAGGTGCAAAACAACCAGCTCAACGGCATCTTGCATCATCTATCTCCCCTTATCCCTTAACATGGCGATCGCGACAGAACTTGTGTATTTAGTTATGTCATTACTCCAACACATGTAGGCGGCATTTACGGGTATTCCAGCACCGTCACAGTCGTGGGTCCCTCCTTCCACCATGCAGCGgacggtacagtcacctgccatAATATGGTACACAAAGAACGCCGCCAAAATATCAGACGCGATCTTATttttagagccataagagcgtgtcatatttttgcggcctttgaagagtaacatattattgtaggtgactGGTATCGCCTGAGAACACAATGTCAGTCCCTCACCGTCAGGACAGAGCAGCTGCAGGTCATCAGGCAGCAAGTCCCTCGCCCACCACTCGGTGCGACGGCCGCCTGAGACCTCAGCAGGCGCGGTGTGGCGGACGAACGCTACGTCCCCCCCTCCCTCCACCATGCAGCGGACGGCGCCTACATGCCCGTAGTAATCCTCGCTCGCGTCGCGGCGGCATCGTCTGTGAACGTTAAAATTGAATAGGATAGGAGAAGCTTTATTAAAAAACGCTGATTTAAAATTAACACTGACGTAGTATCACTATAGACTCTATAgagcagtggtgggcaaagtacggcccgcgggccatctCCGGCCCGCCAATGGTTATATCCGGCCCGCCGCCggtcctatgaaataattagtatatgGCTTTGGCCCACGATTATCGCAAACCAAAATAAATTTTGGCTACAATTCTGGCCCCCACTTAAATTTCCTAAACTTTCTGGCCccccatgaagaaagtttgcccaccactgctATAGAGGGTTACTCAAAAACGTCTCCACTCAGCTTCATGTCAAGGAACTGAGGACCCcgacgctggtcttccgtggtTGGTTAAAATTAGTCTTAATTCCACATCACAATCCACCAACGCGTTTTTGTGGATCAATAGTAATGTGTAGTATGTGTGCTATGACTCACCCACACAAACATAGCCTaaacaaataaaagtgcatctaCGTGTTATACCTGTGTGTGTGTGAACCTGTATATAGACGTTTTCCTTTATGTAAAGCCCAACCTCACATGGCGTCCCTGCTAGGGAGTCCCGGGACCAGATTGGAAGATTGATGTCAATGGATTCTGAGTCCAACATATAACTGAAAAAGAATCAATTACTCCGCAAAAAGCGCTAAAAATGCTGCTATTTTAAGcttaaaatagaaaaaataatataaagtaatGATTTATTAGCGCATACAAACTTAATAAACATACCTAAAAGaaacattattaaataactaacctacaaaacttaaaaactaaatctaaaaataaattaaaataaacttaaactacttaaatgattacaaaatatgATAGATGAgacgtagatgctggcagcatttcatcgctgtatcgcaatacttattctaacgaaatatttaattaaattattatggcaTATAGATGTAGTTCTTCGTGTcctgtatatatatgtatatatgataCTCACCTAAACGCAGCGCCGTGACAGAGGTGGCACAGGTTGTCGTGCGGCACGGTGTTGGCGTCCACGTACTCGGTGCTCAGCGCTCCGGGGGCGCAGGATTTTGTGAAGTATTGGGCCGCCGCGTGCGCGCCGTCGCAGCCGTATGAActgtttacaaataaaataacaactCATTTTTAAGTACCtttatagtgcataattgttttccatcgtattttcacggaaacgtacgaacgtgtcttgctatttcagtcagtctcggtacaaaaagtactaaggttgacagaagtagcatgacaaataagatcgtttccgggaaaaaatattttttgacgtATGCTTTCATTGCAGGTTTTTATCACATGTCAAAAAATCTTTCAAcagaaataaataggtacacttGTTCAATTGTGTTTAGAAAATATGCAGCATTAAGCTTGAACTTGAAGATGACTTCGGACAGGCTGACAGATGGACGAAAATCTCTAGTCAGACGTATACGTTACATCCAGTCACAAATTTTATGAATCATAGCTATTATTAGCTAGTATATACGTAGTTTACACTAGCGCCATTgttatatcctcctaaggcccagccatacaaaaaaaaaatgcaaaatttgccacagaaatttgaacctacaatgtagaaaatagagttgattttgcgttgttcaaaaactaaacgaaacaaagaaaaagcaactctgttccaatcgaatatgatttaaatttcattgtactgaataagtactataggtaggactttgggccttaggaggttatgtAAGTGTTCAAGTCAAAAGATACCCTATGGTAACTACATAAAGTGGTATGGTAACTACCTTTTCATTTAAGGAGGTAAGCCACATGTTTGCCGAAATGTTCACTGTTATATGCGTTTTCGTTTTACGAGTTAAATACATAACCTTTCTAAACCATGATCAAGTTACCCCAAATGATCGCGCCGTATGTCATTGTCaactaaaagtaaacataatacAAGCTCTTACCGAATCCATCCATTAGAGATGAGGTAGGCCAGTGGGAAGATCCAACCGGCGGCTTGACCCAGGCCGGTGTGGCAAGAGTTTTTGCCGCGGAGATACGTGAGATCCGTGTCCGGGTCCTGTTCTTTAGCGACGGCCACTGCATAGTACCAGTTCTTGCCGCTTGAGTAGATCTGAGCCAAGAAagaattcagcctatatacgtatacgtcccactgctgggcacaggcctctcactcgcgagagggtttgggctatagtccccacgctagcccaatgcggattggggactttacaagttcacatacacctttgaatttcttcgcagacgtATGTAGGtgtcctcacgatgttttccttcaccgaaaagcaagtggtgaatatcaaatgatattccgtacataagttccgaaagaAAAACAGCTCAagataaaataaacttttatcaGTTTACTCAATGGAtcttttaaccttttcgacgccacgtcaccgaagtgtcaaaactgaaattgaactttacgcATATGCacgtctatgttgctctgtggtctgtgaccgattaatcagtttttggcgttgaacctgcggtgcggatatatcggtcattggcgtccaaaaggttaaactagtgtgtaataaagaaataatatttagcgtaggtattaaatttttatcaaatgtgttattttttatctttCCATATCTATTTTCAGGAGATATTTCCAGGTCTTACCTTCTGCATGAAAGGGACAAGTCTATGAGCCATGGCGGCGTGCAACATGTCCCCCGGGTCCATGACGGCCACGTCGGCCACTCCGGACGCGACGGAGCGCTCGCAGTGCCGCGTGCTGTGGCCGCGCCAGCAGATTAGAGACGGTTGGAGATACGCTGCTTTAAGTCTTACCTCCTGCATGAATGGAACAAGTCTATGAGCCATGGCGGCGTGCAACATGTCCCCCGGGTCCATGACGGCCACGTCGGCCACTCCGGACGCGACGGAGCGCTCGCAGTGCCGCGTGCTGTGGCCGCGCCAGCAGATTAGAGACGGTTGGAGATACGCTGCTTTAAGTCTTACCTCCTGCATGAATGGAACAAGTCTATGAGCCATGGCGGCGTGCAACATGTCCCCCGGGTCCATGACGGCCACGTCGGCCACTCCGGACGCGACGGAGCGCTCGCAGTGCCGCGTGCTGTGGCCGCGCCAGCAGATTAGAGACGGTTGGAGATACGCTGCTTTAAGTCTTACCTCCTGCATGAAAGGGACAAGTCTATGAGCCATGGCGGCGTGCAACATGTCCCCCGGGTCCATGACGGCCGCGTCGGCCACTCCGGACGCGACGGAGCGCTCGCAGTGCCGCGTGCTGTGGCCGCGCCAGCAGATTAGAGATGGTTGGAGATACGCCGCTTTTAGGGCCACCTGAACAAAATAAGGTTTTAGAGAGTTGAAATACTTAAAACTAGCATGTGCTGGGGCTTACCCTTTGAACGCCAGACGGCAAAGGAACATGCCGTGCTCCGGACGCCAGTCGATCGCGAATATTTaagcgaaattgaactttacggaGTCTCCCGTAACTCCCTGTTGAATTGGCGAAGCTGACGGCTGTAGCCGTCGTTGGCGCCCTTGGCAAGACTTTCGGATGACGTCCACAGCCGTCTGTGGCGGTCAATGGGTTAACCAACCATTTTttttagcctactttggtgtcccactgctgggcaaaggcctcccctcatTTTGTCCACTCGACCTGTCATCGGCCAACTAACCAATACTTCAGAAAAATTGCGGCTTTATACCCTCTTCTTTACTTTAACCCCATTTCAAGtccttaaatatttaattccgATTCCATCTTAACATTAACCCTTTTATTGCGGCTTTACGCGGCCACCCTATTATGTATAACGCGTCATCATAAACTTATGGGAACGCAAGAAGGTACCTGGAACCGCAAGCATCTGTGGCCGTTTTTAGCGGTTATCATTATCAGTGTCTTTCTTCTGAAGCCAAATCGTGAGCAACCCAGACTGTATTTGGGTTGAGAAGACAGTTGGCAAACGCTTTCGTTAAAACAACTGCCATCCCCAATGCTTACATTACTAGTCCGAGCGTATTCATTCTcgcgttaaggggcccactgattatcagttcgccggacgatatcggcctgtcagttaaggggtcatccattaattacatcacacgtttagggggagggagggattcaagaaaatgtgacatattgtgacatgggggagggggggacacaaactttgtgacgtcactttaacttcatcagtaaccgaaaatttatttaaattattttattcgctgtacatttaaataacaagtttttaaaacgataatcgtttttattcgtttaattttctttcctaagcagttttgggttataaaattactaatatttatatcttcaaaactattttgataaaatattaataatacttaagtatttacttaattcgatttggcaatttcgtagaaaaaatgtgacgtcacactaggggggaggggtttgccaaatgtgaccaagtgtgacaagggggggaggggtcaaaaaacctagaaattcgtgtgacgtaattaatggatgacccctaaaagctaaatttgacagttccgaacaactgacaggctgatatcgtccggcgaactggtaatctgagGGTCCCTTTAGCCGTGTACAAACGCCCATACTCGTAAAACGTTTAGGAAAATGATGAGTAGGTTTCCAATTACTTACCCTCATTTTGACACACTTATCCATCTCGGCGTCACTGGTGACACACAGTATCATCCTCTTGATAGGGCAGTTCCTGATGTTAAAGACTGCCTTTTCCGCCTGATCCCCCACGTACTGGTTGTTCAGGATGTGCTTCGCTGCCTGCTCCTCCTCTTGGAGTATACGGAAGTTTATTGTGGCGTCCTGGGGAATTAGAGCCGTGTTTAGTGTTGCTGTGtgatctggtccacagtgacgaacgaaaatttttaatttggggtagacgtgtgcgccgcgccggcgcgccggcgccgccgggctttttgaccacgccgccgctgccgataaatgatcggcgtgaaatcggcgtgaccttgattGTTGTTAATTAGATATTCCAAGCtggtttttggattacaatatgatttttgttgtattatttatgttacagttgTCAAGTATACATCAATTAcatattaattaaatgaaactgAATAGCCAATTGCAGAAACTATTTGACACACCAATTAAAATAGCTGAGTAAGTAATCCTAAGTATTCACCGTCAACTGTTAACGAATAAACGAAGATTGCTGCTAGTGCTGTTTATACCTCGggcagctagaagaacaaacccctCCAAGTCCATTCTCAAAGAGCTCTATATCGCCACTCATCTCTTCCCAACATGCCATGGGTGAGCCCTTAGATTCTTCGGACATACCTATCAAACGCATAATGTGGAGAAACACATGAATTTAAgccgaatgaatggcaaacgtgCTCGAGTTTGAGATAGTCGACGAACGTAATAAAGAGGTCGGGTTGCGGCAGTCCATACGGCATATGACCGTAcgaaatggagacaaattacatgtggtcgcgagcctcagcaatgagaaaacgagaaagaagatacgtCTCTGGTGCTTGTACGACAAGAAAACCATTAAAAAGAAGCTATAGGAGTCCACTATGTCTAGCAAATGTCAAGGATATGTGgagttctgttttgttaaagtacGTCAGTAGTCAAATAGGATAAGCCATGGAAAGCTTGAGAAAACGGAGAGTTACAGATCGGGTCGAAGGTCATTGGGACTGGTACCCtcttaatgaatgaatgaatgaatgatatgaatatttcgctttccaaaagggttcgtcaccaaaaaagtttgagaaccgctgaccTAGCCAATAGAGTCgaagtaagtaaattaattgctgCAGGGTAGATGTTCGCGCACCGCCGGGCGCGCACACTGAATGATTTGCCGCACTCGCCCGGCGGTGGACTCTATTGCCaaggtaataagggtgacgcCAGTTTGACTAAAATAGcaatatctcagttctgcaatgggattccgcttggtgcccatagaacgaaatgaagtacagaGATATACCTATCTAACGACCTAACTCTCAACCTGTTGGTTCTGGGCCATTTTAACGCATAGTCCTTTAAACAGtttaaactatagttcgttttcttttgcattaaaaataaagtaaacaatcttgatgtgtcttttaattgaaaaacacatttttaaaataagttacggcaaatatgtaacaattatgaatctaatacgatcatttatattcttttgctttcataagtaatagttactgatttaaaaaagcgtttttcgattaatatttttttttctaatgctaaaaaaatgaactataaatccgttcagcggtttaagcgtgaagacagacacagacagacacactttcgcatctataatattagtatgaatTATCGATATAGATGATACCTGCAATAGTAAATCGGTGGTGCCGTTGGAGTTGAACAACCGGAAGGGAGACTCTATATTGTGCCCGTTTATATCCTTTCTGGGCTGGAAAGATGACTCCGTGCTaatgctgaaaaaaaaaaaattaaatgcatttatttcagacaaacaTGGTCCATATTTTGTTAGTACATCTTAACAATTTAAAACTTATAGCTAAGGTTAACTTAAAAAACTTAAATGACTATCTTAGGTACTAAAGACAAATGCAGAGAGGACCAGTGCCTTATCAGGCCACTGTCCCATCTGCCATCATGTCCCATATGACTGTGGCGGCTGTCGCGCaccctgaaataaagatttctaTTGAATAACCTCCATTTTTGTAACTGACCCAGgggtgattggtcgaatttcgGTCCACTGCGTAATTGCTTGAAAAAACTTATGACCTTTGCTCCGTGGAAGACATACTTTAGATACATTAGACCTATGTTGTTTTTTTGCTAGTATATAATAACGCATTTGTATAATACGAAGTTGATAAcacatttattacatttaataatacaattttaaacgtatttaaaaaacTCTTGTGCGGTAGAAAGAAGATAAATCTAATCTTCAAGGATGGGTATTCCACAGCCGTCTTCAGATCCAAATCTTTCTATCCTTCTTCTCGTTCCTCTAATTCTTAGAGAGACCGCTCTGATGATTGATATTTGTACAATACGAAAGCTTTTTTCAACCTCGGGAGTCTATTGGTAACTAAATTAACCAGTAAATAATCAGTAAAAGGGGTACACCCCTTAAAGAACTTACCTCAACTGATTATCTTCATTGTTGACCCTCTCAATGCTCCTATCATTATAGTTCCTCCTGTACGGATCATACGAATATCGCTCTGTAGTAGAAGTGTATGCGTTCCCGTAGCCATCTCGAGATTGGTAGGTTGCCGTCCGGTTAGAGTTTTTATTCAGGGGATTTGGTTCGCCGTACAGTTGAACCAGTTTTTGAATTAGGTTTTGGTAGCTGAAAATGAAAAGTGTATTTTACTTTGATACtagtgacccgccccggcttcgcacgggttaacaaattatcaTAGAccaggaatcctctagaccgagtttagagcaattatttcatgcaaccgatgatgcc from Cydia fagiglandana chromosome 21, ilCydFagi1.1, whole genome shotgun sequence includes the following:
- the LOC134675154 gene encoding uncharacterized protein LOC134675154 → MNAGEPICVSKHFVNKLNIRSFGNCVKLNILKTKDDSAFLHHVLQDEQMVRETPKDLLAILNNLKKNLYNNSKLDFRNFFSKITQDEGLSPVKKEEIFNCCSNALYQILPKALLESNHNAKIFRKLVKTVVFSMKRQYVIASKMVENWDFKVSPWNTLPTDKMQKILNNILFWILKYILSPMLCLNFYITSCKFDADENKLYFFWKSQWQSFYDKQILKMVKSKTLQKCDIYCLGKKFKMMYSLHDILKLKAMNREIPKLHFVLKGNNDCRPIVRYKQDIHTPADRYKMRERMALLKTLTGKPNERLESQYNTLHQEWVRQNKPVLFFVKTDLSNAFGSINKEKLMKIQNARHCNFQNSETNLNVKKKIAQQYKEMFTELHKPLLVRAGSTIYEWKQGLVQGYKYSPALSELYYTHLDETYFSHLQKSSSQLKLFTRVVDDYLYITDSLEDAFSFLEALSNYSNVNYGKTMINFSYPGIPSCSTINFLGYSYNTNTMQVSRASNVYAGPMCYKISFSTAICNPYKLLENRIGQSGIQINGHLFNLYHNTEELIWKHIFTTFCLSANKFCTILAILCNQNDILHYLSLYKKRVVVKLSNSILETMKKNTPAEIMFVYCINHLRYLAFKALSLCASKTSKCSVLVAPVKNELAKCNCIFGKWREHSSRIDFEGNCRMKAIREVCKRADLKIIMKNFEVLPEGFQCYKHID
- the LOC134675260 gene encoding transferrin 2; translated protein: MKELCIFVLLSAALASVSGSGGINEVFVPPKVEGQDVVTWCTTSVAAQEKCEKLTKIAQLDKGLLGTDYIEIQCKRAFDTEQCMAWVDQGEASLLALDAGEVYVAGRYHSLVPIMQELYGRGEPYQYAVAVVNKGGLPNVQAGTGLYGLRGAKACFPGVGSLAGWVMPIHTLMQEGGLRIADCNNHVKSAIEFFGDSCAPNSLKDLYNPIGDNPDQLCKLCVGGAGVRCTLADPYAGYEGALKCLVANGTGDIAFVRDTTIQHALLSTKIIGDVSPERFELICRDGSRRAVTQWEACNWGRVPADAVVTSSAASLQQRKRYQNLIQKLVQLYGEPNPLNKNSNRTATYQSRDGYGNAYTSTTERYSYDPYRRNYNDRSIERVNNEDNQLSISTESSFQPRKDINGHNIESPFRLFNSNGTTDLLLQDATINFRILQEEEQAAKHILNNQYVGDQAEKAVFNIRNCPIKRMILCVTSDAEMDKCVKMRVALKAAYLQPSLICWRGHSTRHCERSVASGVADAAVMDPGDMLHAAMAHRLVPFMQEIYSSGKNWYYAVAVAKEQDPDTDLTYLRGKNSCHTGLGQAAGWIFPLAYLISNGWIRSYGCDGAHAAAQYFTKSCAPGALSTEYVDANTVPHDNLCHLCHGAAFRRCRRDASEDYYGHVGAVRCMVEGGGDVAFVRHTAPAEVSGGRRTEWWARDLLPDDLQLLCPDGTRAKMHEYKHCNLGKVPGSVLMGRANHTELDTYSNLMVYAQQLYGATATDEFSFSMFDSKPPYSDLIFSDAAVQLKPLPHKERSAELIAGSALLRAAKIVSCDAPQSAYYVAADADFLSHAYRTGMVGYVLAVALFLVALLR